In a single window of the Streptomyces sp. NBC_00094 genome:
- the ligA gene encoding NAD-dependent DNA ligase LigA: MAVEQGALPAEAREKHADLAERIEEHRFRYYVKDQPVISDGEFDTLLRALEALEEEYPELRTPDSPTQKVAGQYETDFTSVEHRERMLSLDNAFDDEELAAWAERIARDVGTPDYHYLCELKVDGLAVNLTYEHGRLTRAATRGDGRTGEDITPNVRTIADIPDRLHGDRVPDLVEIRGEVYFPMEAFEGLNARLVEAGDKPFANPRNAAAGSLRQKDPKVTASRPLHMVVHGIGAREGFDIDCLSHAYELLREWGLPTARHNRVVDSLDGVREFIAYFGENRHSVEHEIDGVVVKLDEIPLQGRLGSTARAPRWAIAWKYAPEEVNTKLVDIKVGVGRTGRVTPYAQVEPVTVAGSEVEFATLHNQEVVKAKGVLIGDTVVLRKAGDVIPEILGPVADLRDGSEREFVMPAECPECGTPLKAMKEGDIDLRCPNAQTCPAQLRERLFFLAGRQCLDIENFGSVAAAALTRPLEPAEPPLVDEGDLFDLTIEQLLPIKAYVLDPDSGLPRRDPKTGEEKIVTVFANQKGEPKKNALAMLENIAAARTRPLARFINGLSIRHVGPVAAEALAREFRSLERIEQASEEELAAVDGVGGIIAAAVKQWFSEEWHREIVRKWRAAGVALEDEGAGEDVGPRPLEGLTVVVTGTLEKFTRDGAKESLQALGAKVTGSVSKKTAFVVVGENPGSKYDKAMQLKVPVLDEEGFSVLLEQGPEAAREAAVPVTE; encoded by the coding sequence GTGGCAGTCGAACAGGGGGCCCTGCCCGCCGAGGCACGGGAGAAGCACGCCGACCTGGCGGAGCGGATCGAGGAGCACCGCTTCCGGTACTACGTGAAGGACCAGCCGGTCATCAGCGACGGCGAGTTCGACACGCTCCTGCGCGCGCTCGAAGCGCTGGAGGAGGAGTACCCGGAGCTGCGGACGCCGGACTCGCCGACGCAGAAGGTCGCCGGGCAGTACGAGACCGACTTCACCTCCGTCGAGCACAGGGAGCGCATGCTCTCCCTGGACAACGCCTTCGACGACGAGGAACTGGCCGCCTGGGCCGAGCGGATCGCGCGGGACGTCGGCACCCCCGACTACCACTACCTGTGCGAGCTCAAGGTCGACGGCCTGGCCGTGAACCTCACGTACGAGCACGGCCGGCTGACCCGGGCCGCGACCCGCGGCGACGGCCGCACCGGCGAGGACATCACGCCCAACGTGCGGACGATCGCCGACATCCCGGACCGGCTGCACGGCGACCGCGTCCCGGACCTCGTGGAGATCCGCGGCGAGGTCTACTTCCCGATGGAGGCCTTCGAGGGGCTCAACGCCCGGCTGGTCGAGGCGGGGGACAAGCCCTTCGCCAACCCGCGCAACGCGGCCGCCGGTTCGCTCCGCCAGAAGGACCCCAAGGTCACCGCCTCCCGGCCGCTCCACATGGTCGTCCACGGCATCGGCGCCCGCGAGGGCTTCGACATCGACTGCCTCTCCCACGCCTACGAGCTGCTGCGCGAGTGGGGCCTGCCGACCGCCCGGCACAACAGGGTGGTCGACTCGCTCGACGGCGTGAGGGAGTTCATCGCGTACTTCGGCGAGAACCGCCACTCCGTCGAGCACGAGATCGACGGGGTCGTCGTCAAGCTCGACGAGATCCCGCTCCAGGGCCGGCTCGGCTCCACGGCGCGCGCGCCCCGCTGGGCCATCGCCTGGAAGTACGCGCCGGAGGAGGTCAACACCAAGCTGGTCGACATCAAGGTCGGCGTCGGCCGCACCGGGCGCGTCACGCCGTACGCGCAGGTGGAGCCGGTGACCGTGGCCGGTTCCGAGGTCGAGTTCGCCACCCTCCACAACCAGGAGGTGGTGAAGGCCAAGGGCGTGCTGATCGGCGACACGGTCGTGCTGCGCAAGGCCGGTGACGTGATCCCCGAGATCCTCGGTCCCGTCGCCGACCTGCGGGACGGCAGCGAGCGGGAGTTCGTGATGCCCGCCGAGTGCCCCGAGTGCGGGACGCCGCTGAAGGCGATGAAGGAGGGCGACATCGACCTCCGCTGCCCGAACGCACAGACGTGCCCGGCCCAGCTGCGCGAGCGGCTCTTCTTCCTCGCCGGGCGCCAGTGCCTGGACATCGAGAACTTCGGCTCGGTCGCCGCGGCGGCGCTGACCCGCCCGCTGGAGCCGGCCGAGCCGCCGCTCGTGGACGAGGGCGACCTCTTCGACCTCACGATCGAGCAGCTGCTGCCGATCAAGGCGTACGTCCTCGACCCGGACAGCGGGCTGCCCAGGCGGGACCCGAAGACCGGCGAGGAGAAGATCGTCACGGTCTTCGCCAACCAGAAGGGCGAGCCGAAGAAGAACGCCCTGGCGATGCTGGAGAACATCGCGGCGGCCAGGACGCGGCCGCTGGCCCGCTTCATCAACGGGCTCTCGATCCGGCACGTGGGGCCGGTCGCGGCCGAGGCGCTGGCCCGCGAGTTCCGCTCCCTGGAGCGGATCGAGCAGGCGAGCGAGGAGGAGCTCGCGGCCGTCGACGGCGTAGGCGGGATCATCGCGGCCGCGGTGAAGCAGTGGTTCTCCGAGGAGTGGCACCGCGAGATCGTGCGCAAGTGGCGTGCGGCCGGGGTCGCTCTGGAGGACGAGGGCGCCGGGGAGGACGTGGGACCGCGTCCGCTGGAAGGTCTCACGGTCGTCGTGACCGGCACCCTGGAGAAGTTCACCAGGGATGGCGCAAAAGAGTCGCTCCAGGCGCTCGGAGCGAAGGTGACCGGTTCCGTTTCGAAGAAGACCGCCTTTGTGGTGGTCGGTGAAAACCCTGGTTCGAAGTACGACAAGGCGATGCAGCTGAAGGTTCCGGTTCTGGACGAGGAAGGCTTCTCGGTCCTGCTCGAACAGGGGCCCGAAGCCGCCCGGGAGGCCGCGGTCCCGGTCACGGAGTAG
- a CDS encoding SDR family oxidoreductase has translation MVPMATHVITGAGSGIGAAVARRLHARGDELVLHARDAGRAKELAAEFPGARTLVGDLADPDRLSWAFSHQTMPERVDSLLHIAGVVDLGPIGDLTPKTWHHQLNVNLIAPAELTRHLLPQLRVSQGHVVFVNSGAGLHAHAEWGAYAASKHGLKALADSLRHEEHANGVRVTSVYPGRTASPMQAKVHQQEGKEYDPSKWIDPESVATAILTAIDLPRDAEINDLTVRPGR, from the coding sequence ATGGTGCCCATGGCTACACATGTGATCACCGGAGCCGGTTCCGGCATCGGCGCGGCCGTCGCGCGCCGCCTCCACGCACGCGGAGACGAACTCGTGCTGCACGCGCGCGACGCGGGGCGGGCCAAGGAGCTCGCCGCGGAGTTCCCCGGGGCGCGGACCCTCGTGGGGGACCTGGCCGACCCGGACCGGCTGTCCTGGGCCTTCTCGCACCAGACCATGCCCGAGCGGGTGGACAGCCTGCTGCACATCGCGGGCGTCGTCGACCTCGGGCCGATCGGGGACCTCACCCCGAAGACCTGGCACCACCAGCTCAACGTCAACCTGATCGCCCCGGCCGAGCTGACCCGGCACCTCCTGCCCCAGCTGCGGGTCTCCCAGGGGCACGTCGTCTTCGTGAACTCGGGCGCCGGGCTCCACGCGCACGCCGAGTGGGGCGCGTACGCCGCCTCCAAGCACGGCCTCAAGGCCCTCGCGGACTCCCTGCGCCACGAGGAGCACGCCAACGGCGTGCGGGTCACCTCGGTCTACCCGGGCCGCACCGCGAGCCCCATGCAGGCGAAGGTGCACCAGCAGGAGGGCAAGGAGTACGACCCGTCGAAGTGGATCGACCCGGAGTCGGTCGCGACGGCGATCCTGACGGCGATCGACCTGCCGCGCGACGCCGAGATCAACGACCTGACCGTCCGTCCGGGGCGATAG
- a CDS encoding methionine synthase yields MGDTSFWGPATGVGSLPGGDAREAAKTVTGSFEDFPFLAELPARGPGADMIGRTIGLLVDLYAHVEPSGWRISDRPGRDTKRARSWLGEDLDALEEFTQGYEGPLKVQAVGPWTLAAALELRGGEAALGDPGACRDLAGSLAEGLRTHLADLARRIPGARIVLQLDEPSLTAVLRGQIRTASGYRTYRAVDRQVAESALRDVIAVHDGPVVIHSCAPDVPFALLRRAGVAGVSFDFGLLTERDEEPIGEAVEAGTKLFAGVVPSTDGPLSDPGGSVMGVRTLWRRLGLNPGTLAESVVVTPTCGLAGASPAYARAALAHCARAARSLADNPE; encoded by the coding sequence ATGGGCGACACGAGCTTCTGGGGCCCCGCCACCGGCGTCGGGTCCCTGCCCGGCGGCGACGCCCGCGAGGCCGCCAAGACGGTCACCGGATCCTTCGAGGACTTCCCGTTCCTGGCGGAACTTCCCGCGCGCGGCCCGGGCGCCGACATGATCGGCCGGACCATCGGGCTGCTCGTCGACCTGTACGCGCACGTCGAGCCGAGCGGCTGGCGGATCAGCGACCGCCCCGGCCGGGACACCAAGCGGGCCCGCTCCTGGCTCGGCGAGGACCTGGACGCGCTGGAGGAGTTCACCCAGGGGTACGAGGGCCCGCTCAAGGTCCAGGCCGTGGGCCCCTGGACGCTCGCCGCGGCCCTGGAACTGCGCGGCGGCGAGGCGGCCCTCGGCGACCCGGGCGCCTGCCGCGACCTGGCCGGCTCCCTCGCGGAGGGGCTCCGCACCCATCTCGCGGACCTGGCCAGGCGGATCCCCGGGGCCCGGATCGTCCTCCAGCTCGACGAGCCCTCGCTCACCGCGGTGCTGCGCGGGCAGATCCGTACCGCCAGCGGCTACCGCACCTACCGGGCCGTCGACCGGCAGGTCGCGGAGAGCGCCCTGCGGGACGTGATCGCGGTCCACGACGGGCCGGTGGTCATCCACTCCTGCGCCCCCGACGTCCCGTTCGCGCTGCTGCGCAGGGCCGGCGTCGCCGGAGTCTCGTTCGACTTCGGGCTCCTCACCGAACGTGACGAGGAGCCGATCGGCGAGGCCGTGGAGGCCGGCACGAAGCTCTTCGCCGGTGTGGTGCCGTCCACCGACGGCCCGTTGTCGGACCCGGGCGGTAGCGTCATGGGTGTCAGGACGCTGTGGCGCAGGCTGGGGCTGAATCCGGGGACTCTCGCGGAGTCCGTGGTCGTCACCCCCACGTGCGGGCTCGCGGGCGCTTCGCCCGCCTATGCCCGTGCGGCGCTCGCCCACTGCGCGAGGGCGGCGAGATCGCTCGCGGACAACCCAGAGTGA